One segment of Mycolicibacterium neworleansense DNA contains the following:
- a CDS encoding TIGR03086 family metal-binding protein: MHTIEVDLRPLHRVAVLRSVEAVDAVRSSDLDRPTPCAEWTLADLLAHMTVQHRGFAAAARGRGADESVWDVETVADAVRADPVGMYADAAHDVLDAFAADGITEATFALPEFGPNATFPGALAIGFHLVDYAVHGWDVAASLAASYELPADVVAAVLPLVLAIPDGDFRDTPASPFDRAVNASAATDFERVLLHLGRRPGWRQP, translated from the coding sequence ATGCATACTATTGAAGTAGACTTACGCCCCCTGCACCGCGTCGCCGTTCTGCGCTCCGTCGAAGCCGTCGATGCGGTCCGCTCATCCGACCTGGACCGCCCCACCCCGTGTGCGGAGTGGACGCTGGCCGATCTCCTGGCCCATATGACCGTGCAGCACCGCGGATTCGCCGCGGCCGCCCGCGGACGCGGCGCCGATGAATCGGTCTGGGATGTCGAGACCGTGGCCGACGCCGTGCGCGCCGACCCGGTCGGTATGTACGCCGATGCCGCACACGACGTGCTCGACGCCTTCGCGGCAGACGGAATCACCGAGGCCACGTTCGCCTTGCCCGAGTTCGGACCGAATGCGACGTTCCCGGGCGCCCTGGCGATCGGATTCCATCTCGTCGATTACGCCGTACACGGCTGGGATGTCGCAGCCAGCCTCGCTGCGTCCTACGAGCTGCCCGCCGACGTGGTCGCTGCCGTGCTGCCGCTGGTGCTCGCGATCCCCGACGGCGACTTCCGCGACACTCCCGCGTCACCGTTCGACCGGGCCGTCAACGCCTCGGCAGCAACGGATTTCGAGAGGGTCCTGCTACACCTCGGCCGCCGGCCGGGCTGGCGTCAGCCGTAG
- a CDS encoding exodeoxyribonuclease III, with product MTVSTINVNGIRAAVKQRSTDNLGLLPWLKETEADVVCLQETRADDEQLNDALAPALADGWNLASAVPHVKGRNGVAVLSRHPIEAARLLVSEEFETHGRYLEVDTAGVTVASIYVPTGEAETDRQLEKERFMATVAARMAELHSRDAVLCGDWNIAHTENDIKNWKGNVKKAGFLPSERAWLTELLGTGWVDVVRVLHPDVAGPYSWWSWRGKAFDNDAGWRIDYHLASPTLAVKATSARVDRAELYALRWSDHSPVTVCYG from the coding sequence CTGACCGTCAGCACCATCAACGTCAACGGCATTCGCGCCGCGGTCAAGCAGCGGTCCACCGACAATCTCGGCCTGCTGCCCTGGCTCAAAGAGACCGAGGCCGACGTGGTGTGCCTGCAGGAGACACGGGCTGACGACGAGCAACTCAATGATGCTCTGGCGCCGGCTCTGGCCGATGGCTGGAATCTGGCCTCGGCGGTTCCGCATGTGAAGGGCCGCAACGGTGTTGCCGTGCTGTCCCGGCATCCCATCGAGGCGGCGCGGCTGCTGGTCTCCGAGGAGTTCGAGACCCACGGGCGCTACCTCGAGGTGGACACCGCGGGCGTCACGGTCGCCAGCATCTACGTGCCGACCGGCGAGGCCGAGACGGACCGCCAGCTGGAAAAGGAACGGTTCATGGCCACGGTCGCGGCCCGGATGGCCGAGCTGCACTCTCGTGATGCGGTGCTGTGCGGGGATTGGAACATCGCGCACACCGAGAACGACATCAAGAACTGGAAGGGCAACGTCAAGAAGGCGGGCTTTCTGCCCAGTGAACGGGCTTGGCTGACCGAGCTGCTGGGTACGGGCTGGGTGGATGTGGTGCGGGTGCTGCATCCCGACGTGGCCGGGCCCTACAGCTGGTGGTCGTGGCGCGGCAAGGCTTTCGACAACGACGCCGGCTGGCGCATCGACTATCACCTGGCCAGCCCGACGCTGGCGGTCAAGGCCACGTCGGCCCGGGTGGACCGGGCCGAGCTGTACGCGCTGCGGTGGTCGGATCACTCACCGGTGACGGTCTGCTACGGCTGA
- a CDS encoding alpha/beta fold hydrolase has product MAERAPIHLGSGEPILLLHPFLLSQSVWKYVAPQLAQTGRYEVFAPTMAGHHGGAHAPVLLDVATLADDVERRLDKLGWCTAHIVGNSLGGWVAFELERRGRARTLTGIAPAGGWSRFTPAKYEIIAKFMAALPVVLATTALRQQVLKLPLSEQISYLAVSATPDVLNAGDRQDLVEDVAHCPAYFKLMVKALTTAGLMEIKNSRTPTQLVICEKDRVLPAPRFTRHFTANLAPDAVVKTLKGVGHVPMFEAPDTITRVITEFVDRNIDQPRATG; this is encoded by the coding sequence ATGGCTGAACGCGCTCCCATCCACCTGGGCTCGGGCGAACCGATCCTGCTGCTGCACCCGTTCCTCCTGTCGCAGAGCGTGTGGAAGTACGTCGCACCGCAACTCGCCCAGACCGGCCGCTACGAGGTGTTCGCCCCCACCATGGCCGGCCACCACGGCGGCGCGCACGCGCCCGTTCTCCTCGACGTCGCGACGCTGGCCGACGACGTCGAACGCCGGCTCGACAAACTGGGCTGGTGCACGGCGCACATCGTCGGCAATTCCCTGGGCGGCTGGGTGGCCTTCGAGCTCGAACGACGCGGCCGGGCTCGCACGTTGACCGGCATCGCGCCCGCGGGCGGCTGGTCACGGTTCACGCCGGCGAAGTACGAGATCATCGCCAAGTTCATGGCCGCGCTGCCGGTGGTGCTGGCCACCACCGCACTTCGTCAGCAGGTCCTGAAATTGCCGCTGTCCGAGCAGATCTCATATCTGGCCGTGAGTGCGACGCCCGACGTGCTCAACGCAGGCGACCGGCAGGATCTGGTCGAGGATGTCGCACACTGCCCGGCCTACTTCAAGCTCATGGTCAAGGCGCTGACCACCGCAGGCCTGATGGAGATCAAGAATTCGCGAACCCCAACCCAGCTCGTGATCTGCGAGAAAGACCGGGTGCTGCCCGCACCGCGGTTCACCCGCCATTTCACCGCGAACCTGGCCCCCGACGCGGTGGTGAAGACGCTGAAGGGCGTCGGGCACGTGCCGATGTTCGAGGCACCCGACACCATTACACGGGTGATCACCGAATTCGTGGACCGGAACATCGACCAACCGCGCGCGACGGGCTGA